In Niallia sp. FSL W8-0635, one genomic interval encodes:
- a CDS encoding ribonuclease H-like domain-containing protein: MSIKNKLSRMKSHIKKEEQTPLVKNNEEKGKSIPYTKQWEQENVQPYWLDEEYCLIREVRYSLDYKHGNYSFREFTHIVDEWNKVDYHHTLSARGHQAKDLFFFDTETTGLGGGAGNTIFILGYAQLLEDEIVLKQHILPHPGAEVPLFNSFLENVDYRTLVTYNGKAFDWPQVKTRHTLIKEHVPKLPEFGHFDLYHGARRMWKHRLDRTKLSIVEEEILGVKREDDIPGFLAPMIYFDFVERKNPEGMLGILKHNEIDILSLITLYTHLSYQLLRKDQKISAKEALEVGKWYAVIGQTEIAKQNLQSIKEQNKEEVLEAAFLLAKEYKREKQFEDAGELWRKIVQTYTKETKLSIVLQSLIELAKLAEHKEKNLQIALSYTERAQKLVNNQHELEKVNEELQKRRNRLERKLHTIKNKSIIPSIT; encoded by the coding sequence ATGTCGATTAAAAATAAATTAAGTAGAATGAAGTCTCATATAAAAAAAGAAGAACAAACTCCCCTTGTGAAAAATAACGAGGAAAAGGGGAAAAGTATTCCTTATACCAAACAATGGGAGCAAGAAAATGTCCAACCTTATTGGTTAGATGAGGAATATTGCTTGATTCGCGAAGTGCGATATTCCCTTGACTATAAACATGGTAATTATTCGTTTCGGGAGTTTACTCATATTGTGGATGAATGGAATAAAGTAGATTATCATCATACTCTTTCAGCGAGAGGACACCAAGCAAAGGACCTTTTCTTCTTTGATACGGAAACAACTGGGCTTGGGGGCGGAGCAGGAAATACAATTTTTATCCTTGGATATGCACAATTATTAGAGGATGAGATTGTATTGAAACAGCATATCTTGCCACATCCTGGAGCAGAAGTACCTTTGTTTAATAGTTTTCTAGAAAATGTAGACTATAGGACACTAGTAACATATAACGGCAAGGCTTTTGATTGGCCGCAGGTAAAAACAAGACATACGCTAATAAAGGAGCATGTACCAAAGCTACCTGAATTTGGTCATTTTGATTTATATCACGGGGCTCGACGAATGTGGAAACATCGATTAGATAGAACAAAATTGTCTATAGTGGAGGAAGAAATCCTTGGCGTAAAGCGGGAGGATGACATCCCTGGATTTCTAGCACCTATGATTTATTTTGATTTTGTTGAACGAAAGAATCCAGAAGGAATGCTTGGTATTTTAAAGCATAATGAAATAGATATCCTTTCTCTTATTACTTTATATACTCATTTAAGCTACCAATTATTAAGAAAAGATCAAAAAATTAGCGCCAAAGAGGCCTTAGAAGTTGGAAAATGGTACGCTGTTATTGGTCAGACTGAGATTGCAAAGCAAAATTTACAGAGTATTAAGGAGCAAAATAAAGAAGAAGTTTTAGAGGCAGCCTTTTTATTAGCGAAAGAGTATAAAAGAGAGAAGCAGTTTGAGGATGCTGGGGAGCTTTGGAGAAAAATTGTTCAAACATATACTAAGGAGACAAAACTATCAATTGTTTTACAATCATTAATTGAACTTGCAAAACTTGCTGAGCATAAAGAGAAAAATCTTCAAATAGCATTAAGCTATACGGAAAGAGCACAAAAACTAGTAAACAACCAGCACGAATTAGAGAAAGTGAACGAAGAGCTACAAAAAAGACGTAATCGACTTGAAAGAAAATTGCATACCATTAAAAATAAATCTATTATTCCATCAATAACCTAG
- a CDS encoding CotD family spore coat protein: MHCKPNNILPAVVHPTKCCVNNTFSNNIVPHIHPTHTTTVNHVNYEHQHFFPHTQSSETVVTNTQANMGPAPAPFPTAPVAPTAPAFPTTGGTPFTATGQMFPAQPGMPGAFPFRRR; encoded by the coding sequence ATGCATTGTAAACCTAATAACATTTTACCGGCAGTAGTTCATCCAACTAAATGTTGTGTGAATAACACTTTCTCTAATAATATTGTTCCTCATATTCACCCAACACATACTACTACAGTTAATCATGTGAATTATGAGCATCAACATTTTTTCCCACACACTCAATCTTCTGAGACTGTGGTAACGAATACGCAAGCTAATATGGGTCCAGCTCCAGCTCCATTTCCAACAGCTCCTGTAGCACCTACAGCTCCTGCTTTTCCAACAACTGGAGGAACTCCATTTACAGCAACTGGGCAAATGTTCCCAGCTCAACCTGGAATGCCTGGTGCGTTTCCGTTCAGAAGAAGATAA
- a CDS encoding DUF1273 domain-containing protein codes for MKIAVISGYKPFEIGIFKREEPAVEYIKLALRKNLEIMLEEGLEWVLISGQLGTELWAAEVVFDLQMEEYPDLKLGVITPFLEQEKNWKEANQEWYEEIIMQADFVDSVSKKPYESPQQLKDKNVFLLKKSDALLLFYDEENPGSPKYLYELAQMYQQQNTYDIRKIQFSDLQDIVEEVKFNEEF; via the coding sequence ATGAAAATAGCCGTCATTTCTGGCTATAAGCCTTTTGAGATTGGAATATTTAAGCGAGAAGAACCAGCAGTAGAATACATAAAATTAGCGTTAAGAAAAAACCTGGAGATAATGCTAGAAGAAGGACTGGAGTGGGTATTAATCAGTGGTCAGCTTGGAACAGAATTATGGGCTGCTGAAGTGGTATTTGATTTACAAATGGAAGAATATCCAGACTTAAAACTAGGAGTAATTACTCCATTTCTCGAACAGGAAAAGAATTGGAAAGAAGCAAATCAAGAATGGTATGAAGAAATAATCATGCAGGCTGACTTTGTTGATTCGGTTTCAAAAAAGCCATATGAAAGTCCGCAACAATTAAAAGATAAAAATGTATTTTTACTAAAGAAAAGTGATGCACTTCTCCTTTTTTATGATGAAGAGAATCCCGGCAGTCCAAAGTATTTGTATGAACTTGCTCAAATGTATCAGCAACAAAACACATATGATATTCGTAAAATTCAATTTTCAGATTTACAGGATATCGTGGAAGAAGTAAAGTTTAATGAAGAGTTTTAA